The window AGCTTTGTCACGCCGAGCGCAACAACGCCACTGCCTCTAGCTCTGCCTCCGGCGGCGGTGATCACCTACCCTATTGAGCAAACTTTATGCGCTTCAATATAACTGATAAGCCAGTTCTGCAGAGAGAGTTTGAGCAAACTAAGGACTGAATTTTATGTAGTAGGCTAGAAGCCTAGAACAAAATTTTATCAATATTTTAGGATCCTGTTATGATCTACTATTTAAAAAAAGCTGGTAATTATAAAAGTTTTTGCAATCAAACAATACTTGGCTACTGAAAATTCAGCAATCACTCTTACTTATATCCAATTAGATCTGGACACATGTCTAAATAATTGAAATtataaacacaaattaaacatgTATTCAAATCTGATTGGATGAAAGCAGGAATGACAGTTGAATTTTCAGCAGCCAAATATTGTTCTTTGCAATCTGCCATTATGataatgataattttttttttattgcgaGTGAAAGGGAAGGATCGATCTCCCCAGTCCACCTCAACGATAAAATTGAGGTTGCCCTTACCAAGCATATTATAGATAAAGGCAGAAGACTATGCTCAAGACTTTCGTAAAATTTCAATCTTTACAATTAATAAACTCCAAGTGATTCCTCTTTTAACCTAACATAACCTAGTagatctcttcaccaagtctACCAAAGCCCACTTTCTGGAAACTTGTTCAAGGTATTGGATTGCGTAAATTATCAGATTTGCAACATATATAGTTTCAAGAGGAGTTGAGTTGAAATCAGATAGAGTCCCAAAGCATGCTTACTTGACCTTAGTGTACTCTTTTTTCCTTTGATCATGAACATTTCAAGTTAGATTTTTGTTACATGGCAATGTTTTAATGTGGCATCTACATCGAGATGCTCATACCTAGTTTATTTCTATAGCCTTACTACGTTCTGAAGACTCAAGAATTGACACATACACACTTACTCATACTTTCTCCTGGCATGGTTTTGGTGTAACAATCTCTTTTATGCATCACCCATAAATCAATGCGTTCTTTCATATGTGTTTGACGAGACAACTTCATCAATTGCTTATGCATTGATAcgattgcttttttattttacagACATAACTGGTGTTGTAAGCCATTTACATCAAAGCGTGATTGTGTAATCTAGAAGTAGTGTTAGACATGGACTAGACCGATGTACTATTGTATTCTTTGTAAGATTATGAAACCTAGAAGGACCGCGCGATAtacataaaaaatatttgaaccatCTATTTATTGTCGcaccttctctctctaaatttatTCTActtttaaatataatatttttgtATGATAATGCATTTACACTAAGAGGTATGAGAATAAATTTAATTCGAATTCGCTAATTATTGTGAAACGAAAATCTATTATCCAATTCATTTTGGAAGGACCAGAATAAAACCTGATTCCGAGATTGAGCTGGGCCAGCTCACGGCCCAAAGAATAAGGCTGAACTCGCCTCAGTCAATCGGGCCTTGATCCTTATTGCAGGCCTACTTACTTCAATAGAGACAAACGACTGCCCGTTTGGTAAACATCAAAACAGTGGCTTAAATTCAAAAGCGGCAAAAGCAATTCATTTCAGTGCGAAGATTCCCGCCAAAACATGGTTAGTCATCGGAGATCATCTGAGACGGCGACGCCGCATCTCCGGTCGAAATTCAGAAGAGTCACGTGCGATCACGAACAGATGAAGATCGCATTCCACGATCTCAAATCTCAGATCCGAATCGGTCTCCTCGAAGTATCCACCTACCTAATTTCTCTCCccggttttcaaaattttcgcTCCTATTTCTGAATTTAATGGAATTAAATTGCTTTGTGTAATGATGGAGGCCGAAGAAGTCTTCGCATCGCTCGCAATTCCGTTGATGAAGCTTGTAGGTCTGAAGACGGCGGAGATGTCGACGGAGGGCCGGTTCTCCACCATCATCATCCGGACAAATACCGATTCTCTGCATCAGGTTTCAATTCCCAAACAATCGAATCGCAATTTTCTAATAACTCTGAATGAGAAATCTAAAGATTAAATTATTTGCAGAATTTTGGATCCGACTCGGGGGAATTCGGATCGTCGGATCGGAACCGCCGTTCAGCGAAGGAAGAAATCTACGCCGCTAAAGCCGCCGTGGCAGGGAGGCTCGTGATGGAGAAGCAAAAAGATCAGCTGGTTCAACTGGTCGGAATCCTGAAGCAAATCGAGACTCAAGTCAACGCTCGCCAGAGCCACATGGTCAAAACCCTCACTCACCGCCGTCTCTACATCCAGAAGTTCTTCCGCAGAGCCGTCGATTATCTATCCTCCGTTGACCGCGTTGACCACCGGACCTTCCAGATTGCAATCCTGAAGCTCCTCCGGGCGGTGTTTGACGAAATGGGCGCCGTGCTGGGGTCAGTAGAGACCGATGTGGATGAtcttctggtggatttgggtgaGCAGATGTGCGATCCGATGGTGGAGTACGTGGAGGGGGTTAAGGCTGATTTGAGTGAGGGGAGTTGCGTAAGGTTGGTGGGGTTGGTGAAGGAGATGGCTATGGAAGCGGGAGAGGCGAGGGTTGAGATGGAGGCAGCGAGGAGTAGGGCCGCGGTTGCAGAGGCTAAGAGAGTTGAGGCTTTGAGTAGGCTCCGGGAAGCAGAGAACAATGTGTGCAAGTTGAAGGAGTGCCTCAAGTTTTTGCCTGAGCCTCATAAGGCATCTACCAAAGTAAAGCCTTTTGCCCAGCAGATGGTAATcacccttctctttctttccaTTTGACTGATAGTTTGTAGATTCAATACTGGATGTATGTATTCTTGTAACACTGTTCTTACCAAGAGAAGTGAACCATGACCAATGCCATATCAGAAAACGTTATCTAATTTGGTTAATTGCTTAATGAAATTCtgcatttttgttttgtattccAATTTTAATAGCATCAGAAAATTATGCCAGAATAATATTGCAGCTTCAGTTAAGAGATGTGAAGCATGAAGAATCCCACTTTAGAAAGTGTTAGCTAATCCAGTTAATTGCTTAACGAATTATGCATTTTCGTCATTTAGATTGGATAACTGGGAAGAATGCTAGAATGATTGATCATATTTGTTACCATATGTTTTTTATTGCATAATGATAGAATTGGCGCACCATTTAGTCATAATAATTGATGTAATAAGTACGTATCAACAGCCGCATCATGTAATTAGTCGAAAGATGTTTTGGGCATATGCCCTTTGTTAGCATTTCAATACCATCACACGTCTTTGTTAGCAATTTGAATACCCTTATCCCTaattttcaagatcaagcaaaACACTGTGACATTGCCTCTCTGTTTATCTTGatgtgaagtttttgagcatGGAGAAGGAAAAAGCAAACGATGAGGTGCTGCTGTGGGAGATAttggaaaagaagagagagtaCCACACACCACAGAGCCCATTTGGACCCAAAGAGCTTCTTTCCTTTGAGCCAAATAATAAGCGCCAAAAATCAACCAAGGTAAAACCAGCAGCAGTAACTTCTACGTATTCACTGCGGTCAGATACAACGCTTTCGGATGCTCGGATTCCCTTGGGCTCATCTCCTTCGGTAACAATTCAGCGAGCTGCTTCTCTCAAGCTCAAGCAAATGAGCTCTCCGAAAATGCGTCGCGCTTGAAGGTATGGATTTTCCTGTTGATTTCAGCATCAAATCAATGGCTAGGATTGCTTaccaaaaaacaaatcaatggCTGGGATTTGCACTTGGCCAATGAGCGTgcataaaacaagaaaatgtgtttgtgtgCTGCTTTTGTCTGTCTAGAGCTTTTAGTAGGTCAGGCCAGGAGATTAGGAGACATGATGATAGGGAACCAGACAAACTTTGGTGCTGCTGTGGTGTGATTTATAGAGCTTTTGGATTAAGAAATTAAGATGTTGGGGATGGCAGTTTTATATTCTGACAtgaatatttttatataatccCCACCATTTGATGATGGCGAAGGGCCGGAGTGCGGGGTGCGTGGATCAAACCCACCGATTCCCTAGGTTTAAAGAGAGTAGGACTATTAGTTTATTGATCTTGAGAATTCTCACGTGGAAATATCTTCAATGTTGTTGAAGGATTTTGAAATATCTTTTTACGAGAGATTTTATTATACGGTTATTTATGTTATCTCTTTATTATTTATCTTGTCACGTAATTTAGAGTTTTAGATAGATACAAATTTGAACTTGGATTAAGAAATTAATGTTGAACTTAGAAAGTTAATTCCAACatgtatatttttatataataccCACCATTGATGATGGAGAAGAGATTGTACCATACTGCTGAGGATTGTGGTATGTCCTTTTTTATGAGATATTTTATCATACAattggtggtttttttttttttatatctctGATCACGTGACGTATAAATAATTACCAACATTGATGATGGAATAGCCCATTATATCTTTATTAATTATGAGAATTGTCATGTGATTCTTTGTGCTGCTGCTGGACTTTTGCATTGCCTTTACCTTACTCATGTTTGCTTTGTTCCTTTTGTTTCCATTAATCTCTGTTTGCAGATATGATGCAGAGGAAAACTTCACGATTCACTCTCTgatgtacaatgtgagttttaATTCGTATAAAAAAAGTTCAACTTACATATATCAAGTAAATTTGGATTACTTTTCTCTTGTAAGACtctatttttaataataagAGCGTTTGAAAATACCTTAAAAAAACGCTTCTATTagaaatatataatatgtaCTTCTTTACTTGAAGGCTTCTTGAAAGAAATGTATAGCAGTTGCTCATTCCAAATAAAACTTCTAATAcatttttaaattcataaacaCTTTTAACGTTTCTAAAATATGATCATAAGACTTGTGTAGCACTCCTTTGATAATCTTTTTGTATTTTAGAATTGATATTCATCACCTTGAATAATCGCACTACTTTACAAGGGGAAAAATTTAGCATTGTTCTCAATTACGGGCTTCCTTGAATGCGTCATCGACTTCTAATTTGGTTATGAACGCGAATAAGAAGAtactttcttttttaaataCCACATAATATTTgcaaaatatttacactaaagaaTGAGATGTTTACATAAGCTACACAATGGCTAATCATATACTAATTTGATTTAAAACATGTCATTTACGGGCCTATAAAACTTACAATAGGAGAGAAATAATACAACTAAACATCAATAATGctatgttgaaaaaaaaaagtgtacgaatgaAAACTTGGGTAAATaataaattagaaataaaaaagaaaaaccaaaaaggAAGAAAGGACCTAGATTTGATTAGTAAACCATTCTCTTCATGGcatagagagatttttcaatgtgatcggaACACGGAGTGGTTCACCATAAgttattatacaaatgatgagatatctatattaaaaaattaataatttaaaaaatcaaatttcccacaacttatataaaaacacgtggtgtactatACCACCCGTGCTCTGATCACAACGAAAAATTTCTCCATGGCATGGCCGCATTAGTCCTTCAATTTGCAGTTATTTTTGACAAGGAAAATATAGACAAATGTCATGTGGTCATGCATTAggaaacaaattaaatttaatggTGACGTGGTGGTCATAGATAACGATGGATATACATATGGATGCAAAAGGTAGATTTTCAAAATACATAAACTATCTATTAATAAAACTTtgtttgtcaaccaaaactttAGAAAGTTACTATTCTAACCCTCTCATCAAActaaacacacacaaaaaataagTAATTTAGTAATTACATACAACAcaattttattgtattttacaAACCTCTCTAAACAACaccatatttaaaaataaaaacttgagaaggtttttcaaattttacagCACAAAgtgatataaatattttttataaaaaataatctacaaatttaattccgtgtgtgtgtgggcacacgactagtattattaaatttaattgtttttatattttctatcaATTAAAAATGGTAAAATGCCtttttagtaattaaaaaatattaaaatatcaaCCAACTGACCAGCATTAATTGCAGCGTAGATTCAGGGATTTCAATGCCACTTTTTGGATATAAAAACCTATAGACCTTTTTGGTGAGCATTAAGCTTTTCCACAAGAAATAAGTTACTAGCAgataatgaaaaataatatgCACATTTGATTTCCAATAATGCCCATGTCTAAACTTCCTAACTACTACCGTgcaatttcaaaaataattccctttattttccttttattgCTCAAGAACTTTGTACCCATACCTAAAGATTAAATCTGATCATGTAAAGGTTATTTTGTTATGTGTTGCAAAATTCATCATGTGTTTTCTCTTACATTTTTACTCTTTAACTGAAAAGACCACAATTTGTTGACGTGATATCGAAGTCAGGTAGTGAATATACATTTCGCATTGAAAGATAACGTCACATACTATTGAAAGCAAGTATTTAGTTTTTCCGACAAGAGGTTGTAAACAAGCACTAATCATTAGCgataattacaaatttgttgtTCTTTGGGATATGATGATATATGCCATAACAAACAAGTATTCAGTTACTTCGACAAGCGTTGTAAGCAACCACTAATCATTAACGATAATTACAAACTAGAAAACAAGTAATTCAATTAGTTCAACTATAGTTTGCTGGCAACTAGTAATCATGGAGGGTGTTATTCGCACACCTTTTTTACCTCCTAAACATTCTctgttaatttctatcatttgatcATATTCGAATCATTCAATTTGACGATTGAAAATTAAGAAGTGTGTGTAACGGTAAAAAGGAGTGTATATATAATACCACCCTTAATCATTCGAGACAATGGATAATACCACCCTTAATTCGATTAAAGTTCGTAAGCAACCCTAATCATTGCTAATAACTGAAACTTCTCGTTTTTGAAAAATATTGATATGCCATAACAGATACGTATTCTTTAGTTCGACTGTAGTTCGTAAACAACCCTATTCATTTACAATAATTGCAAACTTGTCATTTCTCAGGAGATAATGACATATACCATAATGGACATGTATTCAAATAGTTCGTCAACAACCTTAATCATTCGCGATAACTGCAGACTTGTCATGCCTTGTTACATAAAAGAATTCGGAATCAACCAATATTATCCTTAGCTGTATCCGCTACCTACTATAAACAATTCTTCTTGAACTAAAGATATATCATATTTAACCTACTTACGTTACTAGAATATCTAACACACGTCACTGTTATGTGAACTATTCTCAATTATACATCTTTGTTGTTCGTGTGCCGATTTAGTAtgtattttgtttcttaaaCACGTCAGTAACGATATGTATGCTATACCAACTCACTTAATAATaccaacaaaaaatcatatatgTAAATTGAACTTGTGTCATGGTAATTAGCTAAGGACCTAAAAACCTAAAATGCTATAAAAAGTTAAAGGCCTAGGTTTCTCTATCGTTCAAGTAGACCAAAAAAGTCTCTAGTTTTTGTTGTTAGAAATCATGATGGGTAGAGTTGTCATTCCAACACTAAAATATCATATACTAAGGATAAGAATAATGTTATTCACacatttgcttttactttccacgcacctttgttaatttttagttattaattttcttcaattaatTTGATATCGACGGTTAAAACTAAGATGattgtgtgaaaagtaaaaataggtCTGTATCTAGCAGCCTAGCACTACCATATACTAATCTAATTGTCATTCTTATTTTGTATTTGTAAAGGTAATTTATCTTTTGAGTGTTTTATCTACACAtctatttttatcttttttatattctttttaatttttaactatgtaattgaataaattgaagaagattattGTCTCAACAACACTAACCCTATATTTTGTGGAGTAAAAGGAAAATTGTATTTTATCATTGCATACTGCCAGAAACGGCAAAACAGATATGGCCACGATCAGACAAATGAGGCGCACGCAACGTTCGAAAAGCGAGTCAAAAGCGGGATCGGCATTTGGcaccaaaatttcaaaaccCATCAACCAAAACCCTTTCCGTTAACTCCCCCTTACGTGGACCACTCAAATTTCGTCAACACAGGGACTTCAGGTACACTGCAGCGCACCCAATTTCCTCCCAAATTTCAAAACCTTtccaaaaaatttcaataacCCGCCGTCGCCTAAAAATCTCCCCCCTATAAAGTCCGAGTCGTTTCCGATTCCACCACTCACTCAGCGCCTTTCACTCCACATTGtccttactctctctctccgccCTGGTA is drawn from Malus domestica chromosome 14, GDT2T_hap1 and contains these coding sequences:
- the LOC103454943 gene encoding uncharacterized protein, with amino-acid sequence MVSHRRSSETATPHLRSKFRRVTCDHEQMKIAFHDLKSQIRIGLLEAEEVFASLAIPLMKLVGLKTAEMSTEGRFSTIIIRTNTDSLHQNFGSDSGEFGSSDRNRRSAKEEIYAAKAAVAGRLVMEKQKDQLVQLVGILKQIETQVNARQSHMVKTLTHRRLYIQKFFRRAVDYLSSVDRVDHRTFQIAILKLLRAVFDEMGAVLGSVETDVDDLLVDLGEQMCDPMVEYVEGVKADLSEGSCVRLVGLVKEMAMEAGEARVEMEAARSRAAVAEAKRVEALSRLREAENNVCKLKECLKFLPEPHKASTKVKPFAQQMFLSMEKEKANDEVLLWEILEKKREYHTPQSPFGPKELLSFEPNNKRQKSTKVKPAAVTSTYSLRSDTTLSDARIPLGSSPSVTIQRAASLKLKQMSSPKMRRA